The window ACTTTGCAAGAACAACCTTTTGTTGGTTTCCTCCGGAAAGAGATGATACTAATTGCTCTTTACCTTGTGTCCTGATACGAAGGGAAGAAATCTGTTTGTTAATCACTTCCTCCTCGGCTTTCATGTCAATCAGATAATTCTTTTCAAAGTCCTTCATGGAAGCCAGTGTAATATTAGTTCCTACACTCATATACGGAACAAGTCCTTCGCCTTTTCTGTCTTCCGTAACAAATGCCAAGCCCTGCTTAATTGCTTCCACAGGCTCCTTGGGATTTAGCTTTTTCCCCTCAAAGATTATTTCACCTTCATCTGCAGGACTTAGACCGAAAAGTGCCTGCATTACTTCAGTACGCCCTGCCCCAACCAATCCTGCAATACCGAGAATTTCTCCTTTTCTGACATCAAAATTTATATCAGAAAATTTGTTTTTAAGTGTCAGATTACGTACTTCCAATACCTTCTCGCCTATGGGAACATGCACCTTGGGATAAATGTCGCTAAGCTCTCTTCCAACCATGTTTTTTATGAGTATTTCATTGTTAATATCTTTAGCCTGCCAGGAATCCACATATCCACCATCTCTAAGCACGGTAATTTCGTCAGAAATTCTGAAAACCTCGTCCATCTTATGAGAAATATATATGATTCCCTTTCCTTCTTTTCTAAGATTGTTTATTATTATGAAAAGGTTATCCACTTCTTTATCAGTAATTGCCGAAGTAGGTTCGTCCATAATAATAATCTCTGCATTAAAGGAAATAGCCTTTGCTATCTCTACAAGCTGCTGGTCAGCAACCTGCAAATTCTGAAGCTTTTCTTTTGGGCTTATATTGTTAATATGAAGCTTTTTTAATAATTCTTCTGTTTGCCTGTACAGTGTTCTATAATCAACAAGCCCGCCTTTTCCGGGTTCACGGCCAAAATATATATTTTCAGCTACTGTCATTCCCGGAATAGGAGACAATTCCTGATGAATCATTGCCACTCCCAGATTTTGAGAATCTGTAGGGGAGTTAATTTCTACAATCTTACCATTGATACTGATGCTTCCTTTATCACTCTTTGTTACCCCGGCAAGGATTTTCATGAGTGTGGATTTTCCGGCTCCATTTTCACCCATAAGGGCATGAACTGAACCCTTTTCCAGTTTAAAATGTACATCATGCAATACATTTACTCCCGTAAAACTTTTGCTGATATCTTTCATTTCAAGTAAGCTCAATAATCACACCTCTTTTCCCATAACCTCTATGAAGTTACTCTTATATATTTTATGTCTCCCGCATTTCATGTTTTAATTATATAATTGAATTAACGCTCCAAAAGGTTTACTATTTTAATATTAAGTTTGATTTTTTATGATTTGAAAAGAAAAAATACATGAACCATCAAAATTCATGTACTACTAAATGTTTTTTTTATTTTCTTATACTTTCCTTTAACGTATAGAATTCTGCCTGTAGGTTACGGGGCTTACACCGAAAGTATTCTTGAAGACCACCGAGAAATATTTTGGATTAATGTACCCGCAAAGGCTGCTCACCTCGCCGATAGGGATGCTTGTATCTGAAAGCATCTGCTTTGCCATAGCCATACGTATACTTGTAATATATTCGTTAAAGCCCATTCCGGTACCCTTTTTAAACAGTGCACTCATGTATGCTGAAGTCCTATCAAATTTTTCCGCCACTATATTTAAATTGATATCACTGGCGGCATTTTCCCTGACATACTCTAATACATCCACTATAAGCTTTTTGTTAGGTACCTCAATACCACCCTCATTAGCCGCCCGATGAACTTGGTTGAGATAGCTGTTTATCTCCTGCTTGAGCTGTAAGAAACTCCATAGTTCAAAAAACGGAAGAGGCTTTACGATACTTTCCGTTCTTGTGCTGTTATACTTTAGAAGCTGACGGTCGATAGATTTAATAAGTTTTGTATAGCTTTGCTCAATAACTGACAGAGACTGTAATGATGGAGGTAACATAATTAGTTTTTCAAAAGAATTAATTATTTCTGCGTTATTAATCTTTGCAAGATTATTGGTTAAATTACCCCAGTCACTCAGCTCATGCCTGACCGTCATAGGTATTTCAGAAAACACCTGAACGTTGTTTCCGTTACGATACAATTTATATTTGGTTGCATCATTGGCAAAATTAAAGGTTTTGTTCAATAATATGGAGCCGTAGGCCACATCACCTATACCTGCAAATACATCTACGAGTAAATATTTCCGAATTAAGCTGCAAATTTTATTCAGTTCCTGCTTAGCGCAAAGGAGCATTGCGTCTCTTTTAAGGCCCTCAAATATGGAAACTATTCTACCTTGTTCATATTGAAAGGTAATAACAAAGTCCTCGCCCATTTCCTGAGTCAGAACTTCATCCGCTATATTTTTTATCGCAAAATCAATATAATCCTTGTTTTCATTATTCACTTGATATTGAATGGTGGCGCATAATAAGAGCTTTTCTTTAAAGCTGACACCCAAATCATAAAGCTCGGACAAATAACGCTTTGCTTCATCTCCATCGGCGGAATCCACTAAATTCTTAAGGAGCTTTTGTTTTACGGTCTCAACAACCTTCTTGTTTTCACTTTCACGTACAAATTTTTCATCAATTCTCTGTTTCTCGTTGGCAAGGCTTTTTACATAACCTTCAACCATGGCTACCAGTTCCTGCTTTTTAATAGGCTTTAGTACATACTCTTTAACGCCCAGCTTAATAGCAGACTTTGCATATTCAAAATCTGCATATCCTGAAAGAATAATAAAAGTTGGAGAATAGCCTGTTTCTTTGATGTTTTTAATCAAGCTAAGTCCGTCACAGAAGGGCATACGGATGTCAGTAATGACAAGCTGAGGTAAATGCTCTTTACATAGTTTGAGTGCCTCTATACCATTTTCGGCCTCATAGCAGCAAATATCAATATGTGCCAGTTCTCTTTTGAGTATTACAATTATACCCTTACGTATAACATCCTCATCATCTGCCACCAATATTTTAAACATCTTCTTCCCCTCCGTTTTGAATTCCTGATTCAACAACAATGGTTAAAGTAATTTTTGTTCCGCCATTTTGTTCGCTCTCGATGTGCATTCCGCTTCCGGCAGGACAAATCATCCCCACACGCTGATTTACATTAATAATACCAATTGAGTTTTTTGACTTAATTTTATTATAAATTGATTTGTTTTGTGCAATACAATCATTAATTTCTTCAAGACGTTCAATTCCCATTCCCTTGCCATTATCTTCAACAGATATAATAAGCTTGTTTTCCTTCATAAAAACGTTAACATATATCTCCCATGGCGGAAGCAAATCCTTAAAGCCATGTATAAAGCAATTTTCAACCAGTGGCTGAAGTATCAGTTTGGGAATCATAATATTTCTTAAATGTTCGGGGCATTCCATTTGAAAGATTAGCCTTTTGTTAAATCGCATCCTCATAATCTCTATATACTGCTCGATATTATTGAGTTCTTCACTAATTTTTACTTTCGGGCTTTCCCAATGCAGGCTGTAACGCATTAAATCTCCCAGATTTGCCAGTTCGTTTGCCACTACATAATACTCGTCTATTTCGCATTGCATTCTCATATTTTCAAGGGTATTATAGAGAAAATGAGGGTTTATCTGTGCTTGAAGGGCGTGTATTTCTGCTTCTCTTTGTGCTTTCTCTTTTTGAACCATTGAAACAAGCAGGCCCTGAAGTCTTTCTGCCATATGATTAAAGCTCTCTGATATTCTGGAAATTTCATTAACCCCATCCACCTTTATACGCACATCAAAACGACCCGCTTCAATATGTGTAATCATTTTATCAATTTCTTTGAGCTTTCTGAAAAAGATTCTGGCTGCTACATTGGTAAAAACTACTACAAACACAATACTGAGAATGGCAATCAAAACCAAAAGAGTATCTACTCCTGTAGTGGAAGCAAGAATTTTCTTCTTGTCCATAACTGCAACTCTGGTCAAGCCCGTAGTATCATCCTTGTCATATGCAATAAGATAATCTGCGTCACCCACTGTAATATCCGATGTACCTGATTTTTTAGGGAACTTTATTGCGTCAAATTCCTTCATGCTTTTATCATCCGAGGCAAAAACCAGTTTTTGGTTACGGTCAAAAATCAGATATTTCACTTCGGATGCCTGACTTAAAAGCTCGCTAGAATCAACAAGCTTGCTTATGGTCATATCTACTTCTATAAGGCCGATACACTTTTTTGTACGAATATCTGATATTTTTTGGTAAATAGGTAATACCAATTCTTCTTTATTTTCAAGCTCTTCATAATTAACAAGGTTTCCGAGAGTTCTGTCATATACACGTACGTTCCCGTATATATGTTCACTGTTGCTTTGCATAATTTCAGAATAATAATCGCGGTCAAATAGTCTGTCTATGTGATATGACCAATCAAAAAATTCGTCAATCTGTTTATTTGAAGAATATATAACAAGTCTGTTGAATTGATTGGTATATACATAACGTATATTGAGAAGTTCATTTTGAACACTGTAAACATAATAGTTCTTTTCGTGTGTACTTAGATTATTTTCAGGATTTAAATAATACTGGAATTCCTGACTGAAAACCAATTGATTAAGAGCACTGTTCATATTATTTATATTGGAGTTCATGTTGCTATCCAGCTTTTTTAAATTTTCTTGTACCTTTTTATTTGCTTCTTTCAAAAGATTATCTCTGACAATTTCAAAATATGATGCGGTTGTCACTATTGCAGGAATTATCATTATTAGTGAGAAAACAATAGTAACCTGCCATACCAGACTAAGTCTTGTAAGCTTTTTAATCAGTGTTTTCATAATCACACATCGTCCTATCTTGGTTATTTGAAATGTAGTAGACTATATTTATGATTTTATGTTAATTTTAAATTAAAAGCAAGTTATGTAAGCAATTAAAGGTTAAAACAGCCTAAATATCCTTGACTTTAGATTTCAAGCAAAATATTTCCTCCTGCATTTTATTAATTTTTCCAAGGTTCTCTATATTTTTTATCTGTAATTCATTATAGTCTGATTGAAGCTTAATCAACTCTGCTTTTTTATTCAACTCTGCATCTAACTTTATTTTGGATTCAAACTCTTTCAATTCTTCTGTTCTCTTATTATTTAATTCATTTAAATCTTCATGTAATTGAGTCACTTTTTTATTCAATAAATCATTTTCAAAGTCTTTATCTTTTAATATTTTGTTTAGCCTGTCAATTTCTTTTGATAATTTATCTGTTTCTGATTTAAGAACGTGGTTCTCGGTTTCGGTACTTCTCAAAACATTTATCTGCTCTAAGAGATCAAGATTTCGTTTATTTAATGAATTTATTTCATTTTTACTAGCTGCATCCTTCTGCTGAAATTCTTCAATTGTACTCATCAACTTCTCTTTTTCTAAGGACAGTCCGTTATTAGCAAGCTCCAAAATGTTGTTCTTTTCTTGTAATACGGATAAATTATTCTTCAGTGTCTCAATTTCAACCTTCATGTTTTCGAATTTTTGCTCATAGAAACTTTTTATACTTCCGATAGTGTCCTGACTTTTTACCGTAATAGTAGTAAATACATTTAATATATCATTTAAGCTTGAGGATATGAGGTTAATCTCATTTGCAAAGTTTATATTCTCTTCTCTGTGTTTTTGAGTATCATTTTGAGCATAACTTGTAATCATATTCTCCAAAAGCTGCTTTTTTGTGAACCCTTTTTCTTTAATAAGGATATTAAATATTTCTTTATATTGATTATCAACTCTTACACTTAGTGGATTATTGTTATTTATTATTAAATCATCAGAATTTTGCACCTTTTCATTATTTTCATTCAAAATTATCACCCTTTTTTAATAAAAATTTATTTTAAGGTAATTTTATATAATATTTTTCTCTGTGTCAACAATATAACACTAAACGTTTACATGAATTAACCAAACAAACTACTGTAAACATATAAATGGTTGTATACATTTGTATACACATCTGAATGTTACACAATGTAGTTTTGTAACATTCGGAATGGCTTAAAATCAGGGCTTTGGGGCAATTAAAAAAATTAACACATATTGAATGTTACATATTGTTGGTTTATAATATGATTAGTAACCAAGTTGTTTTTGAGCAACTAAATTGGATTCTGTTTCCAAAATACGAAAAAACTTTGTGGTAGAAGATAAGGAGAAAAATGAATACTGTTGAACCCATCAGAGAAATTAAAGTAATAAGAAATATACGTTCCATACTAAAAAGTCAATCTGTCAGAAATGAACTTCTTTTTATTTTAGGCATAAATGTGGGCCTTAGAATAAGTGATATATTGAAACTAAAAATATCTGATATTCTGAAATCAAATAAAGCACCTAAAGATCATGTTGTAATTACCGAAAAGAAAACCGGTAAAACAAAGAAATTCTATTTAGGTGATATTGTGAAAAAAGTTATTGAATCATATATTAAAGAAAATCCTTCAGTTGATATGGACAGTTTTGTTTTTGTCAGCCGTAAGGGCAGCAACTCCCCCATTACACGGCAACAGGCCTATAGAATATTAAACGGTGCAGCTGAAGCATTAGGCCTGGT of the Ruminiclostridium papyrosolvens DSM 2782 genome contains:
- a CDS encoding sugar ABC transporter ATP-binding protein, producing the protein MSLLEMKDISKSFTGVNVLHDVHFKLEKGSVHALMGENGAGKSTLMKILAGVTKSDKGSISINGKIVEINSPTDSQNLGVAMIHQELSPIPGMTVAENIYFGREPGKGGLVDYRTLYRQTEELLKKLHINNISPKEKLQNLQVADQQLVEIAKAISFNAEIIIMDEPTSAITDKEVDNLFIIINNLRKEGKGIIYISHKMDEVFRISDEITVLRDGGYVDSWQAKDINNEILIKNMVGRELSDIYPKVHVPIGEKVLEVRNLTLKNKFSDINFDVRKGEILGIAGLVGAGRTEVMQALFGLSPADEGEIIFEGKKLNPKEPVEAIKQGLAFVTEDRKGEGLVPYMSVGTNITLASMKDFEKNYLIDMKAEEEVINKQISSLRIRTQGKEQLVSSLSGGNQQKVVLAKWLIKKPKLLILDEPTRGIDVGAKSEIYKIMCDFVAQGNSIIMISSEMPEVMGMADRIVVFSNRKLGGELTREDFVQENIMRLAVSKM
- a CDS encoding response regulator gives rise to the protein MFKILVADDEDVIRKGIIVILKRELAHIDICCYEAENGIEALKLCKEHLPQLVITDIRMPFCDGLSLIKNIKETGYSPTFIILSGYADFEYAKSAIKLGVKEYVLKPIKKQELVAMVEGYVKSLANEKQRIDEKFVRESENKKVVETVKQKLLKNLVDSADGDEAKRYLSELYDLGVSFKEKLLLCATIQYQVNNENKDYIDFAIKNIADEVLTQEMGEDFVITFQYEQGRIVSIFEGLKRDAMLLCAKQELNKICSLIRKYLLVDVFAGIGDVAYGSILLNKTFNFANDATKYKLYRNGNNVQVFSEIPMTVRHELSDWGNLTNNLAKINNAEIINSFEKLIMLPPSLQSLSVIEQSYTKLIKSIDRQLLKYNSTRTESIVKPLPFFELWSFLQLKQEINSYLNQVHRAANEGGIEVPNKKLIVDVLEYVRENAASDINLNIVAEKFDRTSAYMSALFKKGTGMGFNEYITSIRMAMAKQMLSDTSIPIGEVSSLCGYINPKYFSVVFKNTFGVSPVTYRQNSIR
- a CDS encoding sensor histidine kinase, coding for MKTLIKKLTRLSLVWQVTIVFSLIMIIPAIVTTASYFEIVRDNLLKEANKKVQENLKKLDSNMNSNINNMNSALNQLVFSQEFQYYLNPENNLSTHEKNYYVYSVQNELLNIRYVYTNQFNRLVIYSSNKQIDEFFDWSYHIDRLFDRDYYSEIMQSNSEHIYGNVRVYDRTLGNLVNYEELENKEELVLPIYQKISDIRTKKCIGLIEVDMTISKLVDSSELLSQASEVKYLIFDRNQKLVFASDDKSMKEFDAIKFPKKSGTSDITVGDADYLIAYDKDDTTGLTRVAVMDKKKILASTTGVDTLLVLIAILSIVFVVVFTNVAARIFFRKLKEIDKMITHIEAGRFDVRIKVDGVNEISRISESFNHMAERLQGLLVSMVQKEKAQREAEIHALQAQINPHFLYNTLENMRMQCEIDEYYVVANELANLGDLMRYSLHWESPKVKISEELNNIEQYIEIMRMRFNKRLIFQMECPEHLRNIMIPKLILQPLVENCFIHGFKDLLPPWEIYVNVFMKENKLIISVEDNGKGMGIERLEEINDCIAQNKSIYNKIKSKNSIGIINVNQRVGMICPAGSGMHIESEQNGGTKITLTIVVESGIQNGGEEDV
- a CDS encoding tyrosine-type recombinase/integrase; protein product: MNTVEPIREIKVIRNIRSILKSQSVRNELLFILGINVGLRISDILKLKISDILKSNKAPKDHVVITEKKTGKTKKFYLGDIVKKVIESYIKENPSVDMDSFVFVSRKGSNSPITRQQAYRILNGAAEALGLVERDDLGIIVTGEIGTHTLRKTFGYHAFQNGTSLELLMDIFNHSSKSQTLRYIGITEEQKKDVYLQSNLG